Sequence from the Sphingomonas suaedae genome:
TCGCGCGCCGCTGCTTCGAATTGTTGCAGCAGGCCTATGTCAATGCGCGCTACTCGCCGCACTACAAGATCACCCGCGAGGAGCTCGACTGGATCGTCGAGCGCATTGAGCTGCTCCAGTCCGAGGTGAAGATCCTGGCCGAACAACGGCTCGCGCTGCCCGGCTGAGCGCCCGTTTCGGGCGGGGGGCGGGGGGTCGAATTCGCCCATAGGCGTTTTCGACCCTGCCCGGCGGGGGCCGGCTGCGACAGATGAAGTGCCGCGCGAAGCGGCATGGGGCCGCTTCGGTGCGGAGCAAGCCCTTCAATGGATTATCCAGACGATATCGATCGCGCCGGTCGCGCCAAGCGCGGCTCGCCCTTCCTCAATACCGATCAGGCAGCGGCCTATCTCAAGATCTCGGTGCGCGGTCTGAAGCGCCTGCGCCGGGCAGGGAAGGGGCCGGTGTTCCGGCGCCATAGCCGCTTCGTCCAATATCACATCGAGGATCTCGACGACTGGAGCCGCGAGCATAGCGCGCGGCAGATCGAGCCATGAGTGCGCGTCGGACCTCGACTGGCGACGCGCCTTTGTTCGCGTGGGGCGAGGCCCTTCGCGCCGCCAAGCGAACGCGGCGTCTGCGCGTTGCCGCCCTCGCGATCGGCGCTGGCGTGCTCGCGCTGGGTGCCACGATCGTTACGCCGCCAGCCCCCCGGCTGTTGTGGAACGCCAGTGCGAGCGCGCCGATCGGGCTCTATCGGGTTGAGCCCGGCAAGCG
This genomic interval carries:
- a CDS encoding helix-turn-helix domain-containing protein codes for the protein MDYPDDIDRAGRAKRGSPFLNTDQAAAYLKISVRGLKRLRRAGKGPVFRRHSRFVQYHIEDLDDWSREHSARQIEP